Proteins encoded by one window of Fischerella sp. PCC 9605:
- the glyQ gene encoding glycine--tRNA ligase subunit alpha, with protein sequence MNFQSVIEVLHKFWSESLSERPGGQRGCLIAQPYDIEKGAGTKNPHTFLRALGPEPWAVAYVEPCRRPTDGRYGENPNRFQHYYQYQVLIKPSPDNIQEIYLDSLRALGIRPEDHDIRFVEDNWEDATVGAWGTGWEVWLDGMEITQFTYFQQCGGIDCRPVSIEMTYGLERLTMYLQGVEAMTKIQWTDNIKYGDVHLQGEIEQCIYNFEASNPEMLLTLFNMYEQEAQQLTERGLVLPSLDYVLKCSHTFNLLDARGVISVTERTRYIARIRHLARKVAQLYVEQREKLGFPLLNQVAGSISN encoded by the coding sequence GTGAATTTTCAGTCGGTAATAGAGGTTTTGCACAAATTTTGGAGCGAGTCTCTTTCAGAGAGACCTGGCGGTCAACGCGGTTGTCTTATCGCTCAGCCTTACGATATTGAGAAGGGAGCGGGAACTAAGAACCCCCACACATTTTTAAGAGCCTTGGGGCCAGAACCTTGGGCAGTTGCTTACGTTGAACCTTGTCGTCGCCCTACTGACGGTCGCTATGGCGAAAATCCCAATCGCTTTCAGCATTATTATCAGTACCAGGTGCTGATTAAGCCTTCGCCAGATAATATCCAAGAGATTTATCTAGACTCCTTACGGGCTTTAGGCATCCGTCCGGAAGACCACGATATCCGATTTGTGGAGGATAACTGGGAAGATGCAACGGTAGGCGCTTGGGGTACTGGTTGGGAAGTGTGGTTAGATGGGATGGAAATTACCCAATTTACCTACTTTCAGCAGTGTGGAGGAATTGATTGTCGTCCTGTATCGATTGAAATGACATACGGTCTGGAAAGACTGACTATGTACCTCCAGGGAGTGGAGGCGATGACTAAGATCCAGTGGACGGACAATATTAAATATGGAGATGTTCACCTCCAAGGCGAAATTGAACAGTGTATTTACAACTTTGAAGCCTCAAATCCAGAGATGCTGCTGACTTTATTTAATATGTACGAGCAAGAGGCGCAGCAATTGACAGAGCGAGGATTAGTTTTACCCAGTTTGGATTATGTATTGAAGTGTTCGCACACATTCAATTTGCTGGATGCAAGAGGCGTAATTTCAGTTACCGAACGGACTCGCTACATTGCCAGAATTCGGCATTTAGCACGCAAGGTAGCGCAACTGTATGTGGAACAACGAGAAAAGTTGGGTTTTCCACTGTTGAATCAGGTAGCTGGCTCAATCAGCAACTGA
- a CDS encoding Uma2 family endonuclease → MRATIANVSFEEYLKFCDGTDKRYELVDGELVEMPPARGKHADITDALNDIFKVEIKRLGKDWISRHSSIGVMVPGVGRRATSKIPDICVVTASQWQELQNQFAVLVDSPPLLVVEVVSEGTKIIDHRRKRAEYNVVEIPEYWVVDFIENDPKYPLGVTVFTLVDRFYEQAVFRGNDRIISQIFPELTLTANQVLLA, encoded by the coding sequence ATGAGGGCTACAATAGCCAATGTTAGCTTTGAGGAGTATTTAAAATTCTGTGATGGGACTGATAAGCGCTATGAACTTGTTGATGGGGAGTTGGTAGAAATGCCCCCAGCACGAGGTAAACATGCAGACATTACTGATGCTTTAAATGACATCTTCAAAGTGGAAATTAAACGTCTGGGAAAGGATTGGATTTCTCGGCACAGTTCTATAGGAGTGATGGTTCCTGGTGTTGGTAGACGGGCAACCTCTAAGATTCCAGATATTTGTGTGGTTACAGCGTCACAGTGGCAGGAACTGCAAAATCAGTTTGCTGTTTTGGTTGACTCGCCGCCCCTATTGGTAGTTGAGGTAGTGAGTGAGGGAACCAAAATTATTGACCACAGGCGGAAACGGGCTGAATACAACGTCGTAGAGATTCCTGAATACTGGGTGGTGGACTTTATTGAGAATGATCCAAAGTATCCGCTTGGGGTAACAGTTTTCACCTTAGTAGACAGATTTTATGAACAAGCGGTTTTCCGGGGCAATGACCGGATTATCTCTCAAATCTTTCCTGAACTCACCCTGACAGCTAATCAGGTGTTGCTAGCATAG
- a CDS encoding PRC-barrel domain-containing protein, which produces MTSEQVIRRSDILNTQVITRDNGKRLGIVSQVWVDVDQREVVALSLRDSLISVSGIPRYMYLNNISQIGDVILVDNEDVIEDIEVDVYSNLINWEVITETGEVLGKVRGFKFNGETGKIYSIVVASLGLPQIPDSFLSTYELSVEEIVSTGPNRLIVFEGAEERVTQLTVGILERLGIGRAPWEREAVEDYNYAPRTVAPSNQLPSGVPIEPIKPKVRAPEPVAQEWDEDYYEEERPPQRRVMEARSYESIRYEEEEEDNWSEATGKDRYEAQPYEPPQPYTSKAYDEDYEDYDDDLNRDAWDDEPPKPINIPKKVKERQPEYEEEGGY; this is translated from the coding sequence ATGACCTCTGAACAAGTAATTAGGCGTTCCGATATTTTAAATACTCAGGTAATCACCCGCGACAATGGCAAGCGGCTAGGAATAGTAAGTCAAGTCTGGGTTGATGTAGATCAGCGAGAGGTTGTGGCTCTTAGCTTGCGAGACAGCCTGATCTCTGTGTCTGGGATACCGCGCTACATGTACCTCAACAACATCAGCCAAATCGGGGATGTGATTCTGGTTGATAACGAGGATGTGATCGAAGATATTGAGGTTGATGTATACAGCAACCTCATTAATTGGGAAGTGATTACAGAAACTGGTGAAGTCTTAGGCAAGGTGCGGGGCTTCAAGTTCAATGGAGAAACAGGTAAAATCTACTCTATTGTCGTTGCTTCTTTAGGACTGCCACAAATTCCAGATTCATTCCTGAGTACCTACGAACTGTCGGTGGAAGAAATTGTCAGCACAGGCCCGAACAGACTGATTGTCTTTGAGGGAGCTGAAGAACGGGTAACTCAGTTGACAGTTGGTATCTTAGAGCGCTTAGGTATCGGTAGAGCGCCGTGGGAGCGGGAAGCAGTCGAAGACTACAACTATGCTCCGCGGACAGTAGCACCATCAAATCAGCTGCCAAGTGGTGTACCAATCGAGCCAATTAAGCCGAAGGTTCGCGCTCCCGAACCTGTAGCGCAAGAATGGGACGAAGATTATTACGAAGAAGAACGGCCTCCCCAACGTCGGGTAATGGAAGCGCGATCGTACGAATCGATTCGCTACGAAGAAGAGGAAGAAGATAACTGGAGTGAGGCAACGGGTAAAGATAGGTATGAAGCCCAACCCTACGAACCCCCACAGCCTTATACCAGCAAGGCTTACGACGAAGATTACGAAGATTACGACGACGATCTCAATCGCGATGC
- the smc gene encoding chromosome segregation protein SMC produces MVHIKRVELTNFKSFGGTTSVPLLPEFTVISGPNGSGKSNILDSLLFCLGLASSKGMRADRLPDLVNTTQTSKSRSTVEAIVTVTFDLSDHQPDELLESEPIVSTVEVDTLPASEEDTGRVQEDVGEAEESEDERNRKEKIRAKPGGDWSVTRRLRVTPQGTYTSTYYINGVSATLTELHEELERLRVYPEGYNVVLQGDVTSIISMNARERREIIDELAGVAAFDRKINQAKETLEQVKEKEDSCRIIETELTAQCDRLSQDKAKAEKYQKLRTEYLEKQKWEAVLSWRTLQNQQEKLANQIQAGDRNKSELTEQLTNLNTVITQTNTELEQLNARVKALGEEELLAVQSTLANQEAERKQFQRQQTELTTASQETAKRLAQTQQEIQQHQQTIEQLVQQQNVETRNFASLQTERDEAQQALENSRQAAAEIASASEAWVQQQTALNRQIETLLQTVEPQRTEQAQLRERDRQLQQQIQEQTQLIESIEPQLAEKQAECASLETEFNAGSEPIQELAQNLTATEQELQIQQETQKRLLQEQREKQRQLDKLEAQAQAQQEVQGTGAGKVILQSGMRGICGLVVQLGRVEPRFQLALEIAAGARLGHIVVEDDSIAAAGIELLKQRRAGRATFLPLNKIHVPKFTPDATLRLAQGFIGYAVNLVECAPRYRDVFAYVFGSTVVFSTLEHARKNLGLYRIVTLEGELLETSGAMTGGSIVQRSALRFGSGEAAESEEVVALKKRLVDVERILERCTEAIASLSTRTKQLSQELTEARQVRREQQLQLEQLQKEIKTLTAQLESTRSQLAQNSERFAHAQSRLEILDRDLPEQEQQLQQLRQALAELEASQTPQEWQQIQAVIKNKEQQLQQRDKALREAEQRLKSLENQQQRLQEKIQEAEQRITEYQNEQVNQQNQLAALREQEAALSSEIAATRQRFNEMEASLGEEKQKRDRTEQELRSHLLRQQQLEWEIQKLQETQQTRREELANVQAQLQTVAAELPSPLPEVPDKVDLEELQKELRSLSKRLQAMEPVNMLALEQYERTQKRLEELSQKLQTLEAERTELLLRIENFTTLRQRAFKEAFDAVNENFQSIFATLSEGDGYLQLDNPEDPFSSGLNLVAHPKGKPVQRLASMSGGEKSLTALSFIFALQRYRPSPFYAFDEVDMFLDGANVERLAKMIKQQAKQAQFIVVSLRRPMIESAERTIGVTQARGAFTQVLGIKLQSSNNSA; encoded by the coding sequence ATGGTGCATATTAAACGGGTGGAACTTACCAATTTTAAATCCTTCGGTGGCACTACCTCTGTCCCTCTGCTGCCGGAGTTCACTGTCATCTCTGGACCAAATGGTTCCGGCAAATCAAATATCCTTGACTCACTACTATTTTGTTTGGGACTCGCTAGTTCTAAGGGAATGCGTGCCGATCGCCTACCCGATCTTGTCAACACCACACAAACAAGCAAATCTCGTTCTACTGTCGAAGCGATCGTGACAGTGACGTTTGATTTGTCAGATCATCAACCGGATGAACTCTTAGAAAGTGAGCCTATTGTTTCTACGGTGGAAGTGGATACCCTCCCCGCTAGCGAGGAGGATACAGGAAGGGTTCAGGAGGATGTAGGAGAAGCAGAAGAAAGCGAGGATGAAAGAAATCGTAAAGAAAAAATCCGCGCTAAACCTGGCGGAGACTGGAGTGTGACTAGAAGGTTGCGCGTTACCCCACAAGGAACTTACACTTCCACTTATTACATTAATGGTGTCTCTGCCACACTTACAGAGTTACACGAAGAATTAGAGCGGTTGCGTGTTTATCCAGAAGGTTACAACGTCGTTTTGCAAGGGGACGTAACCAGTATTATTTCTATGAACGCTCGCGAAAGGCGGGAAATTATTGATGAATTGGCAGGGGTGGCAGCATTTGACCGTAAAATTAACCAAGCCAAAGAAACTTTAGAACAAGTTAAGGAAAAGGAAGATAGCTGTCGCATTATCGAAACAGAATTAACCGCACAGTGCGATCGCCTTTCCCAAGACAAAGCCAAAGCCGAAAAATACCAAAAACTTCGCACTGAATATTTGGAAAAACAAAAGTGGGAAGCGGTGTTGTCTTGGCGTACGCTGCAAAATCAACAAGAAAAATTAGCTAACCAAATTCAAGCAGGCGATCGCAATAAGAGTGAACTCACAGAACAACTTACTAACCTCAATACAGTCATCACTCAAACAAACACCGAACTTGAGCAACTCAACGCCCGTGTGAAAGCATTGGGAGAAGAAGAACTTTTAGCAGTACAATCAACCCTTGCTAACCAAGAAGCAGAACGCAAACAATTCCAGCGCCAGCAAACGGAACTAACAACAGCATCCCAAGAAACAGCGAAGCGTCTTGCTCAAACTCAGCAAGAAATTCAACAGCACCAGCAAACCATAGAACAACTAGTGCAACAACAAAATGTAGAGACGCGAAATTTCGCGTCTCTACAAACTGAACGGGATGAAGCACAACAAGCATTAGAAAATTCGCGCCAAGCAGCGGCGGAAATTGCTTCTGCTTCCGAGGCGTGGGTACAGCAACAAACTGCACTCAACCGCCAAATCGAAACTTTATTGCAAACCGTCGAACCTCAACGTACTGAGCAAGCACAACTACGGGAACGCGATCGCCAACTACAGCAGCAAATTCAAGAGCAAACCCAACTAATTGAAAGCATAGAACCGCAATTAGCCGAAAAACAAGCAGAGTGTGCTAGTTTGGAAACAGAATTTAACGCTGGTAGCGAACCGATCCAAGAATTAGCGCAAAATCTTACCGCCACAGAACAAGAGCTGCAAATTCAACAGGAAACTCAAAAACGCCTGTTGCAAGAGCAGCGAGAGAAACAACGCCAGTTGGATAAATTAGAAGCACAGGCGCAAGCGCAACAAGAAGTGCAAGGAACCGGCGCAGGCAAAGTCATCCTGCAATCAGGAATGCGCGGTATTTGTGGGTTAGTTGTGCAGTTAGGACGGGTGGAACCACGCTTTCAACTCGCTTTGGAAATTGCTGCTGGTGCGCGTTTGGGACATATTGTTGTAGAAGATGACTCAATTGCAGCTGCGGGAATTGAACTGTTAAAGCAAAGACGCGCTGGTAGAGCCACTTTTTTACCACTAAACAAAATTCATGTCCCCAAATTTACCCCTGATGCAACACTGCGCTTGGCTCAAGGTTTTATTGGCTATGCTGTCAATTTAGTAGAGTGTGCGCCTCGTTATCGAGATGTGTTCGCTTACGTTTTTGGCAGTACGGTTGTATTTTCCACCTTGGAACACGCGCGTAAAAACCTGGGATTGTATCGGATAGTGACCTTGGAAGGGGAATTGCTAGAAACTAGTGGTGCGATGACTGGTGGTAGCATCGTCCAGCGTTCGGCGTTGCGGTTTGGCAGTGGGGAAGCGGCAGAATCTGAGGAAGTCGTGGCACTGAAAAAGCGCTTGGTGGATGTAGAGCGGATTTTAGAACGTTGTACAGAGGCGATCGCATCTCTTTCTACCCGCACCAAACAGCTTTCACAAGAACTAACGGAAGCACGACAGGTGCGGCGCGAACAGCAACTGCAATTGGAGCAGTTACAAAAAGAAATAAAAACTTTGACAGCACAGCTGGAAAGTACGCGATCGCAGCTTGCCCAAAACAGCGAAAGATTTGCTCACGCTCAATCCCGCTTGGAAATTTTAGACCGGGATTTACCAGAACAAGAGCAACAATTGCAACAATTACGTCAGGCATTGGCAGAGTTAGAAGCATCTCAAACTCCCCAAGAATGGCAACAAATCCAAGCAGTCATAAAAAATAAAGAGCAACAATTGCAACAACGAGATAAAGCATTAAGGGAAGCAGAACAACGCCTAAAAAGCTTGGAAAATCAACAACAGCGATTGCAAGAAAAAATTCAAGAAGCAGAACAGCGTATTACTGAATATCAAAATGAACAAGTAAATCAGCAAAACCAATTAGCTGCGCTGAGAGAACAAGAAGCAGCACTCAGCAGTGAAATTGCTGCAACTCGTCAACGTTTCAATGAAATGGAGGCGAGTTTGGGAGAAGAAAAACAAAAACGCGATCGCACTGAACAGGAATTGCGATCGCACCTGCTGCGTCAACAACAATTAGAGTGGGAAATCCAAAAACTCCAAGAAACTCAGCAGACACGGCGAGAGGAACTCGCCAACGTGCAAGCGCAACTGCAAACAGTGGCGGCGGAATTGCCATCTCCCTTGCCAGAAGTACCGGATAAAGTTGATTTAGAAGAATTGCAAAAAGAATTGCGATCGCTTTCTAAGCGCCTGCAAGCAATGGAACCAGTCAACATGCTGGCTTTGGAACAATACGAACGTACCCAAAAACGATTAGAGGAACTCAGTCAAAAGTTACAGACATTAGAAGCAGAACGCACTGAATTACTGCTGCGGATTGAAAACTTTACTACTTTGCGCCAACGCGCTTTTAAAGAAGCCTTCGACGCCGTTAATGAAAACTTTCAATCAATTTTTGCCACACTTTCTGAAGGTGACGGCTATTTGCAACTCGACAATCCCGAAGATCCATTTAGCAGCGGATTGAATTTGGTGGCACATCCAAAAGGCAAACCCGTACAGCGCCTAGCTTCCATGTCTGGGGGAGAAAAATCTCTCACCGCATTAAGTTTTATTTTTGCCTTGCAAAGGTATCGTCCATCGCCATTTTACGCATTTGATGAAGTAGATATGTTTCTCGATGGGGCAAACGTAGAACGATTAGCTAAAATGATTAAACAACAGGCGAAACAAGCACAATTTATTGTTGTGAGTTTGCGTCGCCCGATGATAGAATCAGCCGAACGCACGATTGGCGTTACTCAAGCAAGAGGAGCCTTTACTCAAGTTTTGGGTATTAAGTTACAATCGTCTAATAATTCGGCTTGA
- a CDS encoding DUF4079 domain-containing protein has product MVNLTEVLELIAAWFRSLGIPEPIMHWGHPAMMGIVIFAMGSFVGFTGWRGRLAEDKEVAMKSRTDHRKLAPWMFLFMALGYTGGVLSLVMQRQPIFESSHFWTGSILLLLLGINGAISLSKFGGNKPGLRALHAYLGSTALCLMLVHVVLGLKLGMSL; this is encoded by the coding sequence ATGGTTAATTTAACTGAGGTTCTAGAACTGATAGCTGCTTGGTTTCGTAGTTTAGGCATCCCCGAACCGATAATGCATTGGGGACACCCAGCAATGATGGGAATTGTAATCTTTGCGATGGGAAGCTTTGTAGGGTTCACTGGTTGGCGAGGGCGACTAGCTGAAGATAAGGAAGTAGCGATGAAAAGTCGCACCGACCATCGCAAACTTGCACCGTGGATGTTTTTATTTATGGCGCTAGGTTACACAGGTGGTGTGCTGTCTCTAGTAATGCAGCGTCAGCCAATTTTTGAAAGTTCTCATTTTTGGACTGGTTCAATTTTGCTGTTATTGCTGGGGATTAATGGTGCAATTTCTTTGAGTAAATTTGGTGGCAATAAACCTGGATTACGTGCACTTCATGCATATTTGGGTAGTACAGCACTTTGTTTGATGCTTGTTCATGTTGTATTGGGATTGAAATTAGGCATGTCTTTGTGA
- a CDS encoding GNAT family N-acetyltransferase, with product MLNIIPETNEEIAKIRQVIIDAFGRTEEADLVDKIRHSPNFIPELSLIAVENQQVLGHIIFSRIVIEAPQQTIPALVLAPLAVISSRQHQGIGSKLIQAGLSKCCELDHAIVIVVGEPNYYQRFGFQTASEFGLQSSLSIPDPVFMALELKPNALTNISGMVRYPEYFQEV from the coding sequence ATGCTAAATATTATCCCAGAAACAAACGAAGAAATAGCAAAGATTCGCCAAGTAATAATAGATGCTTTTGGTCGAACAGAAGAAGCTGACCTTGTAGACAAAATCCGTCACTCTCCGAATTTTATACCCGAATTGTCGCTCATAGCAGTAGAAAATCAACAGGTGCTAGGGCACATTATTTTTAGTCGTATAGTTATTGAAGCGCCTCAGCAAACTATTCCAGCACTAGTACTGGCACCACTAGCAGTTATATCATCACGCCAGCACCAAGGTATTGGTAGTAAGTTAATACAAGCAGGTTTATCAAAATGCTGTGAATTGGATCATGCCATTGTCATAGTTGTTGGAGAGCCGAATTATTATCAACGCTTTGGTTTCCAAACAGCAAGCGAATTCGGCTTGCAATCATCATTATCTATTCCCGATCCAGTATTTATGGCATTAGAGCTAAAACCTAATGCTTTGACAAATATTAGTGGTATGGTGCGTTATCCTGAATACTTTCAGGAAGTTTGA
- a CDS encoding ComEC/Rec2 family competence protein → MIQASGVIICLGYIIGLLFTAIPWGGVWMMLLGVVGAVIFQRRRLILQKISQKTKTAPQLLSTIPHPRIWLIAGVVGLLATLYFPLRVPQPGANDISKFVPSENSNQEQIFIVRGEVVSTPRLTRSQRGQFWLKATKLDEVKNDKGSAGASKGVTGKLYVTVPILQATGLHSGQEIAVTGVLYKPKPPSNPGAFDFQKFLQQEGTFAGLVGRLVDVLDEEQHQWGWWQVRERIVRSQVQSLGVPAGPLVSAMVLGSKAVDLPYDTRDVFVKAGLAHALAASGFQTSLILGVVLGLTKGFKESTQIALGSLALIIFLCLTGFQPAVLRAVIMGFAALIALGLKRKVKQLGSLLVTATLLLLFNPLWIWDLGFQLSFLATLGLIITVPPLTQRLEWLPPAIASLIAVPLAATIWTLPVQLFVFGVVPTYSLLLNIVSTPLISVISIGGIVSAVVALIVPETGSVLAGVLHYPTDWLIKLVEFFCNLPGNSYAVGKIGTWQLLAIYMLIILVCLIPWWQKRWWLAGFITLGLVLIPMWHSVNTLFRITVLAAGEQPVVVVQNRGKVTLINSGNEETGRFTILPFLQQQGVNQIDWAIASDFEHNGSNSWLEVLQSLPIKVFYDYAPTQENALNSQVIQQVVQKQKGFYQALPVGQTISADAIVAQLLNNELPILQMQIQGQYWLLVGNLKPTEIRQLVQTGGLPRPQVLWCPGETLKELVTTLQPQVAIAPSANIDQKALPEENQSQTKLYFTGRDGAIQWTANGEFETFIQATENNTSVL, encoded by the coding sequence ATGATTCAAGCAAGTGGTGTGATTATCTGTCTTGGTTACATTATTGGGTTGCTGTTTACAGCAATTCCTTGGGGTGGCGTTTGGATGATGCTTTTAGGTGTAGTGGGAGCAGTTATTTTTCAAAGACGACGCTTGATCCTACAGAAAATATCGCAAAAAACCAAGACAGCACCGCAGCTGTTGTCAACTATTCCTCATCCAAGGATATGGCTAATTGCTGGGGTGGTGGGATTGTTGGCAACTTTGTATTTTCCACTACGAGTTCCCCAACCGGGAGCAAACGATATCAGTAAGTTTGTTCCATCAGAGAATAGTAACCAAGAACAAATTTTTATTGTGCGTGGTGAGGTGGTGAGTACACCGCGCTTAACTCGCAGTCAGCGAGGACAGTTTTGGCTAAAAGCAACTAAGCTTGATGAAGTTAAAAATGACAAGGGATCGGCAGGTGCAAGTAAAGGTGTAACAGGTAAGTTATATGTAACAGTGCCTATACTTCAGGCTACTGGATTGCACTCTGGGCAAGAAATTGCTGTGACTGGGGTTTTGTACAAACCGAAACCACCATCAAATCCCGGTGCATTTGACTTTCAAAAATTTCTTCAGCAAGAAGGAACATTTGCTGGTTTGGTCGGAAGACTGGTAGATGTGTTGGATGAAGAACAACATCAATGGGGATGGTGGCAAGTTCGAGAAAGAATTGTGCGATCGCAAGTTCAGTCTTTGGGTGTTCCAGCAGGGCCGCTTGTGAGTGCGATGGTGTTGGGTAGCAAAGCTGTTGATTTACCTTATGATACCCGTGATGTGTTTGTCAAAGCTGGTTTAGCTCATGCTTTGGCTGCTTCTGGGTTTCAAACTTCGTTGATTTTGGGTGTAGTGTTGGGATTGACAAAAGGTTTCAAAGAATCAACCCAAATTGCCCTTGGTAGTTTAGCTTTAATTATTTTTCTATGCTTGACAGGTTTCCAACCTGCGGTGCTAAGAGCTGTAATTATGGGATTTGCAGCTTTAATTGCTCTAGGATTAAAACGCAAAGTCAAACAACTAGGATCGCTGCTGGTTACTGCAACTCTGTTATTGTTGTTTAATCCTCTGTGGATTTGGGATTTAGGATTTCAGTTAAGTTTTTTAGCAACTTTGGGGTTGATAATTACAGTACCACCCTTGACTCAACGTTTGGAATGGTTGCCACCTGCGATCGCTTCTTTAATTGCTGTTCCTCTCGCAGCTACGATCTGGACTTTACCAGTTCAACTTTTTGTATTTGGAGTTGTGCCAACTTATAGTCTATTGCTGAATATTGTTAGCACACCATTGATTTCAGTTATTAGTATAGGTGGGATTGTTAGCGCTGTAGTTGCGTTAATTGTACCGGAAACTGGCAGTGTGCTAGCTGGAGTATTGCATTACCCTACTGATTGGTTAATCAAGCTAGTAGAATTTTTTTGCAATCTACCAGGAAATTCTTATGCTGTCGGCAAAATTGGTACTTGGCAGCTGCTAGCTATTTATATGCTGATTATATTAGTTTGCTTGATACCTTGGTGGCAAAAACGATGGTGGCTTGCTGGTTTCATTACCCTTGGGTTGGTGCTAATTCCGATGTGGCACTCTGTAAATACGCTATTTCGGATCACGGTATTGGCAGCTGGTGAACAGCCTGTTGTGGTGGTTCAAAATAGAGGTAAGGTAACGCTAATTAATAGTGGTAATGAGGAAACAGGACGCTTCACAATCTTACCGTTCTTACAACAACAAGGTGTGAATCAAATCGATTGGGCGATCGCTTCTGATTTTGAACACAACGGTAGCAACAGTTGGCTAGAAGTGTTGCAAAGTTTGCCAATTAAAGTCTTCTATGATTATGCTCCTACTCAGGAAAATGCCCTTAATAGTCAAGTAATTCAACAAGTAGTGCAAAAGCAAAAGGGCTTTTACCAAGCTTTGCCAGTAGGTCAAACTATCAGTGCTGATGCAATCGTTGCTCAATTACTTAACAATGAATTGCCTATTTTACAAATGCAGATTCAGGGTCAATATTGGCTATTAGTAGGCAATCTCAAACCCACGGAAATACGTCAGCTAGTCCAAACAGGAGGATTACCTCGTCCGCAAGTGTTGTGGTGTCCTGGTGAGACCTTAAAAGAATTGGTTACTACCTTGCAACCACAAGTGGCGATCGCACCTAGCGCCAACATTGACCAAAAAGCTTTACCAGAAGAAAACCAAAGTCAGACAAAACTATACTTTACAGGCAGAGATGGAGCAATTCAATGGACTGCCAATGGTGAGTTTGAAACATTTATCCAAGCAACAGAAAATAATACTTCAGTGTTGTAA